Within Desulfobacterales bacterium, the genomic segment TTGCAGAAGTACAGGCTGCACTGCTGAAACTGGGCTATAATGTCGGTAAGGTCGACGGTAAATTGGGGTCCAAAACCAACGCAGCTATCAGGGCATTTCAGAAAGAACACCAACTTGGCGTGGACGGAAAAATTACGCCGCAATTGCTGGATGAGCTTAAAACAACTGATGAAACTAAGCCGGCGGCCGATTTGTCACAGCCAGTCCCTGCAACTGAACAGTAAAAGAAGGCAGCGCCTGTGAAGCCGTCTAAACTGGACCGATTCCTGCGGCTCTTCACGGATGTAAAACCCGGTGAGGGTTTTACCGCCTTCCTGATGTTTACCAACGTTTTCCTCATTCTGTGCGCCTATTATTTCATCAAGCCCATCCGGGAGGGGTGGATCGCAGTTTCCGATATCAGTGGGTTATCCAAAATGGAGGTCAAGGCATACTCCAGTTTTGGCCAGAGTATTGTGTTGATACCTGTGGTGTGGTTGTACGGCTGGCTTTCCGGTCGATACCGCCGGAGCGACCTCATCACCCGCTCCACCATTTTCTGTGTGATGAATCTGGCAGTCTTTTGGGCGATTCAGCCCGGTCTCTTTATTGAATACATTCCGTATACCGGTATCATCTTCTATCTTTGGGTCGGCATTTTCGGAGTGTTTGTGGTCGCCCAGTTCTGGGCATTTGCCGCTGATGTCTACACTATGGAATGTGGGAATCGCCTTTTTCCCTTTATTGCCATCGGGGCCACAGCCGGTGCTGCGTGTGGCTCTTGGATTACCGAGTTCCTGCTGAATTCCAGACTTATTGTTTCCGAGTCGCTCCTGATTGTGACTATGATCCCACTGATCGCTTCCATTTTCCTCAGCCGAATGGTCGATAGCCACGTGCAAACGCAAACCACCGGTTCCCAGGCGACTTCCGTCCCCGAAATCGTCGACTCTGGACGCAGTGCCATCTCAATCGTTTTTGCCAGCCGCTTCCTGCTGGCCACGGCCTTGATCACGCTGCTTTTGAGCTGGGTCAACACCAACGGTGAAAACCTGCTCTTCCGGGTGGTCCAGGAGTTTCTAAAGGGCGAAGCAATTAAAGGAGGCGTCTCAGATACGGATTCCCTGCTATCTTTTACCCGGGACGGGACCACAGCATTTTATGGGAACTTTTACTTCTGGGTGAACGTTTTCGCGCTCATTCTTCAGGCCTTTGTAGCCTCACGCCTGCTCAAGTATGGCGGCTTTGGTGTAGTTTTGCTTACGATGCCCGTCATTGCCCTGGTCTCATACACTGCCATGGCATTTGTCCCAATCCTGGCTATTGTCAAAGTAATGAAGATAGCGGAGAATTCCACTGATTACTCTATTAACAACACAGCGCGTAACGTTTTGTGGCTGCCGGTTTCGGCGGAATATAAGTACAAGGGCAAGCCAACTATCGATTCGCTCTTTGTCCGCGTGGGCGACGGAATTGCAGCCTTTACAGTCTTGGTCGGAGTCCAGTTTCTGGCCCTTTCAACGCAGTCTTTCTTTGTGCTGAATATAATACTCATCTTCATTTGGATACTGCTTGCGTTTGTGGTAATTCAAGAGCACCGCCGCTATTCGGAACCAGGCTAATATCGCGAGAATACATCTGTCAGGCTGTAGCAGTTCCAAAATCCCACCTAAGAGGGCAAGGGGGACATCCGTGTTATACTGATACCCTAAACACCATTTGTTTATCCTAAATTTAGTGTACAAACACCAAAGTAATTATTATCTTTGAAAGCAATATTAAAAATACTTCAATCTAAAGTTAAGATTACATATCATTTTTTCAAACTTTCAGGGGTCTTTTATATTCGGATCGCTTCAACGGAAAAGGCGTCTGAGCCAAAGCCATGACAGCTATTCATCCGAGCCTGCTTTTAGTCATAAAATCGACTTGTAATCATCGAAGTGCT encodes:
- a CDS encoding Npt1/Npt2 family nucleotide transporter; the encoded protein is MKPSKLDRFLRLFTDVKPGEGFTAFLMFTNVFLILCAYYFIKPIREGWIAVSDISGLSKMEVKAYSSFGQSIVLIPVVWLYGWLSGRYRRSDLITRSTIFCVMNLAVFWAIQPGLFIEYIPYTGIIFYLWVGIFGVFVVAQFWAFAADVYTMECGNRLFPFIAIGATAGAACGSWITEFLLNSRLIVSESLLIVTMIPLIASIFLSRMVDSHVQTQTTGSQATSVPEIVDSGRSAISIVFASRFLLATALITLLLSWVNTNGENLLFRVVQEFLKGEAIKGGVSDTDSLLSFTRDGTTAFYGNFYFWVNVFALILQAFVASRLLKYGGFGVVLLTMPVIALVSYTAMAFVPILAIVKVMKIAENSTDYSINNTARNVLWLPVSAEYKYKGKPTIDSLFVRVGDGIAAFTVLVGVQFLALSTQSFFVLNIILIFIWILLAFVVIQEHRRYSEPG